In Priestia megaterium NBRC 15308 = ATCC 14581, the following proteins share a genomic window:
- the opp4B gene encoding oligopeptide ABC transporter permease, protein MLQYSLRRILGMIPMLILISFVVFSLAKMMPGDPFGGEINPSNTDPKYIEEMRDKLGYNDPIYVQYWNWVKGVAQGDLGKSTTHKLPTLDIILERMPNTIFLALTSLLITYVFAFILGMYAGRKPYTLADNFIAGYNYFALAVPSFIAGIVGIYLFSFQLGWFPFSGSVEVGLKEGSWEFIQSRIHHVILPALILGLMSTAQYTQFLRNDIIENSRKDFVRTARAKGTKESKIYNVHILRNSMIPLITFLGFDLVTIISGSIITETIFTYPGIGKLFVDSVATRDYSVMMSLTMLFSILTLVGNLVADLLYGVADPRIRLD, encoded by the coding sequence ATGCTGCAATACTCACTAAGACGTATTTTAGGGATGATTCCAATGTTGATTCTGATCTCCTTTGTTGTGTTTTCCCTGGCAAAAATGATGCCAGGGGACCCTTTTGGGGGAGAAATCAACCCTAGTAATACAGATCCAAAATACATTGAGGAAATGCGTGATAAGCTAGGATATAACGATCCTATCTACGTTCAATATTGGAACTGGGTAAAGGGAGTGGCACAAGGAGATTTAGGAAAGTCAACAACTCATAAGTTACCGACATTAGATATTATTTTAGAGCGTATGCCTAATACTATCTTTTTAGCTTTGACTTCGCTTTTGATTACGTATGTGTTTGCATTTATTTTAGGTATGTATGCAGGAAGAAAACCGTATACCTTAGCAGATAACTTTATTGCAGGATATAATTACTTTGCATTAGCGGTTCCATCGTTTATCGCAGGGATCGTAGGCATTTATTTATTTTCCTTTCAGTTAGGTTGGTTTCCATTTAGCGGTTCTGTTGAAGTAGGATTGAAAGAGGGATCATGGGAATTTATTCAAAGTAGAATTCATCACGTTATATTACCCGCGCTGATTCTTGGCTTGATGTCGACCGCGCAGTATACCCAATTTTTGCGCAATGATATTATTGAAAACAGTCGCAAAGATTTTGTGCGCACTGCTAGAGCAAAAGGGACAAAAGAATCTAAAATTTATAATGTTCATATCCTACGCAACTCAATGATTCCGCTTATTACGTTTTTAGGGTTTGATCTTGTAACAATCATTAGCGGTTCTATCATTACAGAGACGATCTTTACGTATCCAGGAATTGGAAAATTGTTTGTTGACTCTGTAGCAACTCGTGACTACTCAGTTATGATGTCGCTTACAATGTTGTTTTCAATTTTAACACTGGTTGGGAATCTGGTTGCTGATTTGTTATACGGCGTAGCAGATCCGCGTATTCGTTTGGATTAG
- the opp4C gene encoding oligopeptide ABC transporter permease, with the protein MEIVTKKDVQPEVNMKAPKNLSPWAIARKKFVKNKLAMISLAFMIVITLLAIFAPLLTKADITRIDYMAMNAAPSSGHWFGTDTNGRDVFARTLYGGRTSLLIGVACTTLVILIGTLIGSIAGYYGGKVDQFLMRFTDFVLNFPLIVFVVVLNTILIGKISGVWTLILVVSFLSWGSTARLVRSKVLAEKENEYVLSAVSIGCSPFKIIFKHLLPNVFSTIVVQASLQMAILIVFESAISFIGFGVPADTPSWGNMLTEARESDVLQNKPWMWVPPGLAITFTILAINFIGEGLKDALNPKSLR; encoded by the coding sequence ATGGAAATTGTAACGAAAAAAGATGTACAGCCAGAAGTGAATATGAAAGCTCCTAAAAACCTTTCTCCATGGGCGATTGCGCGAAAGAAGTTTGTTAAAAATAAACTAGCCATGATAAGTTTAGCTTTCATGATTGTGATTACGCTTCTTGCCATTTTTGCACCGCTGCTTACAAAAGCAGATATTACACGTATCGACTATATGGCGATGAATGCAGCGCCTTCTAGTGGGCATTGGTTTGGAACGGATACAAATGGGCGAGACGTATTTGCACGTACATTGTATGGAGGAAGAACTTCGTTACTGATTGGAGTTGCCTGTACAACACTCGTTATTTTAATCGGAACTCTTATTGGTTCGATTGCGGGTTATTACGGAGGCAAAGTGGATCAATTCTTAATGCGTTTTACAGACTTTGTATTAAACTTTCCGCTAATTGTTTTCGTTGTAGTGTTAAATACAATCCTAATTGGAAAGATCTCAGGCGTTTGGACGCTCATCCTAGTTGTTAGTTTCTTAAGCTGGGGAAGTACGGCCCGACTGGTGCGAAGCAAAGTCTTGGCTGAAAAAGAAAATGAATATGTGCTTTCAGCCGTTTCCATTGGGTGCAGCCCGTTTAAAATCATCTTTAAACATTTGCTGCCAAATGTGTTTTCAACGATTGTGGTTCAAGCCAGTTTGCAGATGGCGATCCTTATTGTGTTTGAGTCAGCGATTAGCTTTATCGGTTTTGGCGTGCCGGCTGATACGCCAAGCTGGGGGAATATGCTGACAGAAGCAAGGGAATCAGATGTGCTGCAGAATAAGCCTTGGATGTGGGTTCCGCCAGGTTTAGCTATTACATTTACGATCCTAGCTATCAACTTCATTGGTGAAGGATTAAAAGATGCTTTGAATCCCAAATCTCTTCGTTAA
- a CDS encoding YjbA family protein translates to MLYLHDVWVNWFEGEENGYNVCHFHEWRKDDCVELLDQAPLLKVNPLLFHYIENDLSELPQQLLQDVYQKAYIRKNHERTQVEYCFIVTDGTNILAIDTMGYHIPIRKSRLIPRQEQLVYEMIADQEELEYKFSEDELNKKEHHILSPSPETMRGLTRKERQLKQLLFMALDQLHTTKNTAQIRYWYTEWNPTKYEDIQEMPFQDVWSQLYDETKSGWSPKHKLLCERLVKGQPFFEKLWEIEQEPKVN, encoded by the coding sequence ATGCTATATCTTCATGATGTATGGGTTAATTGGTTTGAAGGCGAAGAAAACGGTTATAATGTGTGTCATTTCCATGAGTGGAGAAAAGACGATTGTGTAGAACTGCTCGATCAAGCACCGTTATTAAAAGTAAATCCGCTTTTATTTCATTACATTGAAAATGATCTTTCCGAGCTACCTCAACAACTACTACAAGATGTCTATCAGAAAGCATACATTCGGAAAAATCATGAACGCACGCAGGTTGAATATTGTTTTATTGTTACAGATGGAACGAATATTTTAGCAATTGATACGATGGGATATCATATTCCGATTCGAAAAAGCCGCTTAATTCCAAGACAGGAACAGTTAGTCTATGAGATGATTGCGGATCAAGAAGAGCTAGAATATAAGTTCAGTGAAGACGAGCTGAATAAAAAAGAGCATCATATTCTTTCACCGTCTCCTGAAACGATGAGAGGACTAACACGTAAAGAACGTCAGCTAAAACAGCTGTTATTTATGGCACTTGATCAGCTACATACCACAAAAAATACAGCTCAAATCCGCTACTGGTACACGGAGTGGAATCCAACGAAGTACGAAGATATTCAAGAGATGCCGTTTCAAGACGTGTGGAGTCAGCTATACGATGAAACGAAGTCAGGGTGGTCACCGAAGCATAAATTATTATGCGAGCGCTTAGTAAAAGGACAACCTTTCTTTGAAAAACTTTGGGAAATTGAACAAGAGCCAAAAGTTAATTAA
- the trpS gene encoding tryptophan--tRNA ligase: protein MMKTIFSGIQPSGTITLGNYIGAMKQFVELQHDYNCHFCIVDQHAITTPQDRLALRKNIRSLAALYVAVGIDPAKSTLFIQSEVPAHTEAGWMLQCVAYIGELERMTQFKDKSAGKEAVSAGLLTYPPLMAADILLYNTDLVPVGEDQKQHLELTRDLAERFNKKYNDIFTIPEVRIPKVGARVMSLQDPTKKMSKSDPNQKAFITLLDDAKTIEKKIKSAVTDSEGIVRYDKENKPGISNLLSIYSILANKSIEDIEAMYEGKGYGDFKADTAKVVAEALAPIQKRYYELVDSSELDDILDQGADKANTTANKMLRKMRNAMGIGRKR, encoded by the coding sequence TTGATGAAAACAATTTTTTCAGGTATTCAACCAAGCGGTACAATCACTTTAGGTAACTACATTGGAGCGATGAAGCAATTTGTTGAACTTCAACATGACTATAACTGTCATTTTTGTATTGTAGATCAGCATGCGATTACAACGCCTCAAGATCGTTTAGCACTTCGTAAAAACATTCGCAGCCTTGCTGCTCTGTATGTAGCGGTAGGAATTGATCCAGCAAAATCGACTTTATTTATTCAATCGGAAGTGCCTGCCCACACAGAAGCGGGATGGATGTTACAGTGCGTAGCGTATATCGGTGAACTTGAACGTATGACTCAGTTTAAAGATAAGTCCGCTGGAAAAGAAGCAGTATCAGCAGGATTACTAACTTATCCTCCATTAATGGCAGCGGATATTCTTTTATACAACACCGATTTGGTTCCAGTTGGTGAAGATCAAAAGCAGCATTTAGAATTAACGCGTGACTTAGCTGAGCGCTTTAACAAAAAATACAATGATATCTTCACTATTCCTGAAGTACGTATTCCAAAAGTGGGCGCACGCGTCATGTCTCTTCAAGATCCTACGAAAAAAATGAGCAAGTCCGATCCAAACCAAAAAGCTTTCATTACGCTTTTGGATGACGCTAAAACAATTGAAAAGAAAATCAAAAGTGCCGTAACGGATTCAGAAGGTATTGTTCGCTACGATAAAGAAAATAAGCCAGGCATTTCAAACTTATTAAGTATTTATTCGATCCTAGCCAATAAATCGATCGAAGACATTGAAGCGATGTACGAAGGCAAAGGTTATGGTGACTTTAAAGCTGACACAGCCAAAGTGGTAGCTGAAGCACTCGCTCCAATTCAAAAAAGATATTATGAATTAGTTGATTCTAGCGAGCTAGATGATATTTTAGATCAAGGTGCCGATAAAGCAAATACAACAGCTAATAAAATGCTTCGCAAAATGCGAAACGCAATGGGAATTGGCCGTAAACGTTAA
- a CDS encoding peptide ABC transporter substrate-binding protein, protein MKKRLSILFSLLLVMSLFLAACGFNKESGGSENASSDGGEKKKEQELRVNIKTEPFSLNPGLANDSTSSNVLLQTFEGLTRIGKDGKPENAMAKDVKVSDDQTKYTFTIRDDAKWSNGDPVTAKDFEYAWKWALDPKNESQYAYQLYYVKNAQAANEGKGSLDDVAVKATDDKTLEVTLENPTPYFLELTAFYTYFPVNTKIAESNEKWYTNAGENYTSNGPFKLKAWKHNDKIELVPNENYWDKDAVKLKKVEMYMINDNNTELSMFKNGELDWAGMPTGQLPADALPELKKDGSLNIQEIAGTYWYKFNTEQKPLDNVNIRKALAYAIDRKGITEQITKDGSVPAMAAVPPTMFEDNKKGYFKDNDVKKAKEYLEKGLKEMGLKDASELPAIKVSYNTDEKHAKIAQAVQDMWKKNLGIKVQLDNSEWAVYIEKLHQGDYQVGRMGWLGDFNDPINFLELFRDKKGGNNDTNWENPEYKKLLIDSQKETDPKKRQAMLKKAEGIFMDEMPVAPIYFYTNAWVQDKQLKDVVMSGLGDIQIKWAHFE, encoded by the coding sequence ATGAAGAAAAGGTTGTCGATTCTTTTCAGTTTGCTGCTTGTAATGAGCTTGTTTTTAGCTGCATGTGGATTTAACAAAGAATCTGGTGGCAGTGAAAATGCTAGCAGTGATGGCGGCGAAAAGAAAAAAGAGCAAGAGCTTCGCGTAAACATTAAAACTGAGCCTTTTTCATTAAACCCAGGCTTAGCTAATGATTCAACGTCATCAAACGTATTATTACAAACATTTGAGGGTTTAACTCGTATCGGTAAAGATGGAAAACCTGAAAATGCAATGGCGAAAGATGTGAAGGTCAGCGATGATCAAACTAAATATACGTTTACGATTCGCGACGATGCAAAATGGTCAAATGGTGACCCTGTAACAGCAAAAGATTTCGAATATGCATGGAAATGGGCGTTAGATCCTAAAAACGAATCTCAATATGCATATCAATTATACTATGTTAAAAATGCACAAGCTGCCAATGAAGGAAAAGGTTCATTAGATGATGTTGCCGTTAAAGCAACAGATGATAAAACGCTTGAGGTAACATTAGAAAACCCAACGCCATATTTCTTAGAATTAACAGCTTTCTATACGTACTTCCCAGTGAATACGAAAATTGCTGAATCAAATGAAAAATGGTACACAAATGCAGGCGAAAACTATACGTCAAACGGTCCTTTCAAGCTTAAAGCTTGGAAACATAATGACAAAATCGAGTTAGTTCCTAATGAAAACTATTGGGATAAAGATGCTGTAAAACTTAAAAAAGTTGAAATGTACATGATCAATGATAACAACACTGAACTTTCAATGTTCAAAAACGGTGAATTAGACTGGGCGGGTATGCCTACTGGTCAATTACCGGCTGATGCACTTCCTGAATTAAAGAAAGACGGTTCATTAAACATTCAAGAGATTGCAGGTACTTACTGGTACAAGTTTAATACAGAACAAAAACCTTTAGACAACGTGAACATTCGTAAAGCATTAGCTTATGCAATTGATCGTAAAGGTATTACAGAACAAATTACAAAAGACGGTTCAGTTCCAGCGATGGCGGCTGTACCACCAACAATGTTTGAAGATAACAAAAAAGGTTACTTCAAAGACAATGATGTGAAAAAAGCAAAAGAATATTTAGAAAAAGGCTTGAAAGAAATGGGCCTTAAAGATGCTTCAGAACTACCAGCAATTAAGGTTTCATACAACACGGATGAAAAACATGCAAAAATTGCACAAGCTGTTCAAGATATGTGGAAGAAAAACCTTGGCATTAAAGTACAGTTAGACAACTCTGAGTGGGCTGTTTACATTGAAAAGTTACACCAAGGAGATTATCAAGTTGGACGTATGGGCTGGTTAGGAGATTTTAACGATCCAATTAACTTCTTAGAATTGTTCCGTGATAAAAAAGGCGGAAACAATGATACAAACTGGGAAAACCCAGAATATAAAAAGTTATTAATTGACTCTCAAAAAGAAACAGATCCTAAAAAACGTCAGGCAATGTTGAAAAAAGCAGAAGGTATCTTCATGGATGAAATGCCAGTGGCACCAATCTACTTCTACACAAACGCTTGGGTACAAGACAAGCAGCTGAAAGATGTTGTGATGTCTGGACTTGGAGACATTCAGATTAAGTGGGCTCATTTTGAGTAA
- a CDS encoding ABC transporter permease: MFKYIGKRLIYMFLSLWLIVTATFFLMRAVPGGPFTSEKQLPPEIQKNLNQYYGLDQPWYHQYFDYLTSILKWDFGPSFKYKGQTVNDLINGGFPVSFMLGMEAILIAIAIGVVLGVIAALKHNKWQDYTAMVIAVLGISVPSFIMAAVLQYVLAMKLQIFPVARWESWAHTVLPALALASTPMAFIARLTRSSMLEVLSNDYIRTAKAKGLSRGVITVKHAMRNAMLPVVSYMGPLVAGILTGSFVIEKIFGIPGLGSHFVLSISNRDYTTIMGVTVFYSILLLFCILLVDIAYGFIDPRIKLTGAKKGE; encoded by the coding sequence GTGTTCAAATATATAGGAAAACGACTTATTTATATGTTTCTATCATTATGGCTAATCGTAACAGCAACCTTTTTCTTAATGCGTGCTGTTCCGGGAGGTCCATTCACATCAGAAAAGCAGCTTCCCCCTGAAATTCAAAAAAATCTAAATCAGTATTACGGTTTAGACCAGCCTTGGTACCATCAGTACTTTGATTATTTAACATCAATTTTAAAGTGGGATTTTGGTCCATCTTTCAAATATAAAGGCCAAACGGTAAACGATTTGATCAACGGCGGATTCCCTGTTTCATTCATGCTAGGGATGGAAGCTATTTTAATAGCAATTGCTATTGGTGTAGTACTTGGTGTTATTGCTGCCTTAAAACATAATAAGTGGCAAGATTACACGGCGATGGTTATTGCAGTTCTAGGAATCTCAGTTCCGAGTTTTATTATGGCAGCGGTATTACAATACGTTCTGGCTATGAAACTACAAATTTTTCCGGTTGCACGCTGGGAATCTTGGGCACACACGGTGTTACCAGCTCTCGCGCTCGCTTCAACCCCTATGGCATTTATCGCACGGTTAACTCGTTCGAGTATGCTTGAAGTATTAAGCAATGATTATATTCGTACAGCGAAAGCAAAAGGTTTAAGCAGAGGCGTTATTACAGTTAAGCACGCCATGCGAAATGCGATGCTTCCAGTCGTATCCTATATGGGACCTTTAGTAGCAGGGATTTTAACGGGTAGCTTTGTTATTGAAAAAATATTTGGTATCCCGGGATTAGGTTCACACTTTGTACTCAGTATCTCAAACCGAGATTATACAACGATTATGGGCGTAACGGTGTTCTACAGTATTTTACTACTTTTTTGTATCTTGCTTGTAGATATTGCATACGGATTCATTGACCCTCGAATTAAACTTACAGGTGCTAAGAAAGGAGAGTAA
- a CDS encoding ABC transporter permease has protein sequence MQQLPKIPKEMFETAGIDHAQAEKIEKPSLSFWQDVFIRFRKNKLAMFGVVLMVLLVFMAIFGPLMVKYDYATNDLLNANQAPSSEHWFGTDELGRDVFARTWEGARISLFIGLAAALIDLFIGVVWGSISGYRGGRTDETMMRVADILYGVPYLLLVIILMVMLGQGLGTMILAMTITGWINMARIVRGQVLQLKNQEYVMASQTLGATTKRILFKHLIPNATGPILVTMTLTIPSAIFTEAFLSYLGLGVPAPLASWGTMASEGLPALEYYPWRLFFPGLFICLTILAFNVIGDGLRDALDPKLRK, from the coding sequence ATGCAGCAACTTCCAAAAATTCCTAAAGAAATGTTTGAAACAGCAGGGATTGACCACGCTCAGGCAGAAAAGATTGAAAAACCGAGTCTTTCATTCTGGCAAGATGTTTTTATTCGTTTTCGCAAAAACAAGCTTGCTATGTTTGGTGTAGTACTAATGGTTCTCCTTGTTTTTATGGCTATATTTGGTCCATTGATGGTGAAATATGATTATGCAACCAATGATTTGCTGAATGCTAATCAGGCTCCATCTTCTGAGCACTGGTTCGGTACAGATGAATTAGGGCGTGATGTTTTTGCTCGCACGTGGGAAGGCGCTCGTATTTCATTATTTATCGGGTTAGCAGCAGCTTTAATTGATTTATTCATTGGCGTAGTTTGGGGAAGCATCTCTGGATACCGCGGCGGCCGTACGGATGAAACAATGATGCGTGTTGCGGATATCTTATATGGTGTTCCTTACCTTTTACTCGTTATTATTTTAATGGTTATGCTTGGCCAAGGGTTAGGCACGATGATTTTGGCGATGACCATTACCGGCTGGATTAACATGGCCCGTATTGTACGTGGACAAGTATTGCAGTTGAAAAACCAAGAGTACGTAATGGCTTCACAAACATTAGGAGCAACAACAAAACGTATTTTATTTAAACATCTTATTCCTAATGCGACAGGTCCAATTTTAGTAACAATGACACTAACGATTCCTTCAGCAATCTTTACAGAAGCATTTTTAAGCTACTTGGGACTAGGCGTTCCGGCACCGCTTGCAAGTTGGGGAACAATGGCTTCAGAAGGCTTACCTGCTTTGGAATACTATCCTTGGCGCTTATTTTTCCCAGGTTTGTTTATCTGTTTAACAATCTTAGCGTTCAACGTAATTGGTGATGGATTACGAGATGCGTTAGATCCAAAACTACGTAAGTAA
- a CDS encoding ABC transporter ATP-binding protein, with product MSRLLEVKNLAVSFKTYGGEVQAVRGVNFHLNKGETLAIVGESGSGKSVTSQTIMRLIPMPPGRIKSGEMLFDGIDLAKKTDKEMEAIRGKDIGMIFQDPMTSLNPTMKVGAQIGEVVIKHSKVSKAEAKKRAVELLTLVGIPFPEQRVNQYPHEFSGGMRQRVVIAMALASNPKLLIADEPTTALDVTIQAQILELMKDIQKKTDTSIIFITHDLGVVANVADRVAVMYAGQIVEMGTVDEVFYDPKHPYTWGLLASMPSLDNEAEEELAAIPGTPPDLTNPPKGDAFAARNPYAMKIDFEQEPPMFKISDTHYAKTWLLHPDAPKVEPPASVQRRMRKVDNVYSTPVLVAKDGE from the coding sequence ATGTCACGTTTATTAGAAGTAAAGAATTTAGCTGTATCATTTAAAACATATGGCGGAGAAGTTCAAGCTGTTCGCGGCGTTAACTTCCATTTAAATAAAGGTGAAACTTTAGCAATTGTTGGTGAGTCAGGATCTGGTAAAAGTGTAACTTCACAAACGATCATGCGCCTTATTCCGATGCCTCCTGGCCGAATCAAAAGCGGTGAAATGCTGTTTGACGGCATTGATTTAGCTAAGAAAACGGATAAAGAAATGGAAGCTATTCGCGGTAAAGATATCGGTATGATCTTCCAAGATCCGATGACTTCCTTGAATCCAACGATGAAAGTTGGGGCTCAAATTGGTGAAGTCGTAATTAAGCATTCCAAAGTGTCTAAAGCAGAAGCGAAAAAACGGGCAGTCGAGTTATTAACGCTTGTAGGAATTCCTTTTCCAGAACAGCGTGTGAATCAATATCCGCATGAATTCAGCGGCGGGATGAGACAGCGTGTTGTCATTGCGATGGCTCTTGCTTCTAATCCGAAGCTATTGATCGCTGATGAACCAACAACGGCGCTTGATGTAACAATTCAAGCCCAAATTTTAGAGTTGATGAAAGACATTCAGAAAAAAACGGATACCTCTATTATCTTTATTACCCATGATCTTGGTGTAGTAGCAAATGTAGCAGATCGAGTAGCCGTTATGTACGCTGGTCAAATTGTTGAAATGGGCACAGTGGATGAAGTGTTTTACGATCCAAAACATCCGTATACGTGGGGACTGCTAGCTTCTATGCCAAGCTTAGACAACGAGGCAGAAGAAGAGCTGGCTGCTATTCCTGGAACGCCGCCAGATTTAACGAATCCTCCAAAAGGAGATGCATTTGCAGCGCGAAATCCATACGCAATGAAAATTGATTTTGAGCAAGAACCTCCAATGTTCAAAATATCTGATACGCACTATGCGAAAACATGGCTGTTACATCCCGATGCACCAAAAGTAGAGCCGCCTGCTTCAGTTCAGCGCCGCATGCGTAAAGTTGATAATGTATACAGTACACCTGTACTCGTAGCGAAGGATGGTGAATAA
- a CDS encoding ABC transporter ATP-binding protein: MTDKLLEIKDLKQHFFTSKGTIKAVDGLTFDIFRGETLGLVGESGCGKSTTGRTIIRLYDATSGEVLFNGENVHGRKSRSALKKFNRKMQMIFQDPYASLNPRMTVADIIAEGIDIHGLAKTRKERMAKVHELLETVGLNKEHANRYPHEFSGGQRQRIGIARALAVEPDFIIADEPISALDVSIQAQVVNLMKKLQRERGLTYLFIAHDLSMVKYISDRIGVMYRGKIVELAPSDELYRNPVHPYTKALLSAIPLPDPDSEKTRQRKIYDPSIHDYNGEEPELREVSPGHYVSCSQAEFATYTT, translated from the coding sequence ATGACAGATAAATTATTAGAGATTAAAGACTTAAAGCAACATTTTTTCACAAGTAAAGGAACAATTAAAGCAGTTGATGGTCTGACGTTTGACATCTTCCGCGGAGAAACATTAGGGCTTGTAGGTGAATCCGGTTGCGGAAAGTCAACGACAGGCAGAACGATTATTCGTTTATATGACGCTACTAGCGGTGAGGTACTATTTAATGGCGAAAATGTACATGGTCGCAAATCACGCTCAGCGCTTAAAAAATTCAATCGTAAAATGCAAATGATTTTCCAAGATCCATATGCGTCGCTTAACCCTCGTATGACCGTAGCAGATATCATAGCAGAAGGCATTGATATTCACGGTTTAGCTAAGACGAGAAAGGAGCGTATGGCAAAGGTTCACGAGCTTCTTGAAACAGTGGGGCTTAACAAAGAACATGCAAATCGCTATCCACATGAGTTTAGTGGCGGCCAGCGTCAGCGTATCGGTATCGCAAGAGCACTGGCAGTAGAACCTGATTTTATCATCGCAGATGAACCAATCTCAGCTTTGGACGTGTCTATACAAGCTCAAGTTGTTAACTTAATGAAGAAGTTACAGCGTGAACGTGGACTAACATATTTATTTATCGCCCATGATTTGTCAATGGTAAAATACATCAGTGACCGCATCGGCGTTATGTACAGAGGTAAGATTGTAGAGCTTGCACCAAGTGATGAACTTTATCGAAACCCTGTTCATCCATATACAAAAGCGTTACTTTCAGCTATTCCGCTTCCCGATCCTGACAGTGAAAAAACGCGTCAGCGCAAAATTTATGATCCAAGTATCCATGACTATAACGGTGAAGAACCGGAGCTTAGAGAAGTATCTCCAGGTCACTACGTGTCTTGTTCTCAAGCAGAGTTTGCCACATATACAACATAA
- a CDS encoding GNAT family N-acetyltransferase → MNWYEKLSQYFPIEEMKSKKHIETLLQERSDIYHKNEGPHHVLMYVETDQFIFIDYLFVSKDARGQGLGGKLIDELKQHNKPIILEVEPVDYKDSDSAKRLHFYKRADFKHAQTIGYNRRSLATNEINQMEILYWSPTSETEESILNKMKKTYELIHTYKDKEIYGASYQPADQVLKIDKNRKDGDILADL, encoded by the coding sequence ATGAATTGGTATGAAAAACTAAGTCAATATTTTCCCATTGAAGAAATGAAATCAAAGAAGCATATCGAAACGCTTTTACAAGAACGCAGCGATATTTATCATAAAAACGAAGGACCTCATCACGTATTAATGTACGTGGAAACAGACCAATTTATCTTTATTGATTACCTCTTTGTTTCAAAAGATGCTCGAGGTCAAGGGCTTGGAGGTAAATTAATTGATGAGTTAAAACAGCATAACAAACCAATTATCTTAGAAGTAGAGCCTGTAGACTATAAAGATTCAGACTCAGCAAAACGACTGCATTTTTATAAACGTGCAGACTTTAAGCATGCTCAAACAATTGGCTATAACCGCCGGTCATTAGCTACAAATGAAATTAACCAGATGGAAATTCTATATTGGTCTCCTACCTCTGAAACAGAGGAAAGCATTTTAAATAAAATGAAAAAAACGTACGAGTTAATTCATACGTACAAAGACAAAGAAATATATGGTGCGTCTTATCAGCCGGCAGATCAAGTATTAAAAATTGACAAAAATCGTAAAGACGGCGATATCTTAGCAGATTTATAA